The DNA region GTGGCAAAACACATAACCAAAAggagccttttttttttgtcccTACCTACATAACCGAAACGACGACGTTTAGCGCCGACGACGGTGTGAATATCAACCTTCTACCTTTCTTCCACTTATCTTACAACTCCACATCTCACCAAAaatctttttctcttcctggCCGAGCCGGAGGCAACAATAACCGACACTACTTCCGAGGAACTGTgcaaagaaagaagagaagggatGATAATATAATGCCTTCTGGGAAGTGAGGGATATgtggggaagaaaaaggggaaacGTACATACATACAACGAATGATACCAGATCCCAACAAACTTCTTAGAGGaggatggatgaggaggaagcagcagcaggcagtaaagagagagagagagacaggatgaggaggagcagggggAAGGAAGCTTTCTATTTTTTCATGAATATACTAGTATTTCTTATTCTATCATGATGAACATTTCCTTTCTTTACCATGAACAGagcgatgatggtggttgcaTTTGCATgagagggagcgggaggggcAGTGTAGGGAGGATATCTTAGGGGTTGTGTTGTATATCCAAGATGTGGAGCTGTAAAAATCTCAACAACACATGAATACATCGCCTCAGTTGCGGTAAACACTGACAACAACTATCTTCATGGCAATCGTCGGCTGGTGTGAAATTCCATCTTTGCATGTGTAACCTCAATCATGACCAACTCTTTCACATGTCAATTTCACCACACCCGTGGACTCAACTTCGAAATCCATGAAAGCATTTCTCGCAGTGGGTTGGTTACACACCAACAAAATCCAGTCCCATTCCATaatcccaccaacctcaccaacttTTATCATCCTTGCTCAATTTTCACTCCCTTtccttacctacctagacACCTCACTCGGTGTAAATTTCATTCTACAACCTCTCCCAGTCTCTCTCCCTAGGGTCACCTCTCACTCACTCGCCGAAACTCAAAATCCATAAATAGCATTTTCCAAAATCtcggaaagaaaaaagaaggctCCTCATGTCCTACAAAAACTCCGGCGGCTCACGAATCAACTTTGTGACACCAAACTGAGACACTTCTCACTGGCTACCTCGAAAATTCTGGATGTTTTCATCTGCGGGTAGCGCCCAGCCTTTCTCTTGTCTCACATTTCACCGACACAACCGTCATCACGTGGCTCACAAGCGCCCAGCATACTTCTGTAACACATTTCACACCAACAGACATCAGTTCATCAAAAAGTCATCTCAGATCATGTCATTGTTTGGCGTGGTATCTAAAGGCTACCCATTCCCTTAGGGTTAAATAACTCCTACGCCCCCCTTCACAAGATATTCCCCAATCCAGCCATCACCTTCCGCCTCGCTCCAATGTAACGATCCCAATTCCGTGATTTCGTCCAGGAGTAGTATCGGTGTAACTGGGATTGATTTAATCGAATGTATTAATGGGTAGGAAGCAGACAGCGATTGATCTCACCAGGAGGTGGCAAGTGAGATGTTGGTTGCTTATCTGCCGCTGCCGATAGCGTTGGCATCGTTTCTGAAGCCCTGGCGCTCTTGCAACTATATCAAAGAGACTCGTTAGCGATCATGTTTCGTATAGTTTGGTTAATGTCATGGAGTAAAATTTATGAGCCAGCCTCCACCAGCGCTGTCAAACATGAGATGGTTGCTGGCGACTCAACATGGCCAGTCGGCCACCTCGCACCCGAGCGGCTCAGCGTGGGGCTCCGCAAACCACACTGCGAAGCCCAGTTTCGCGAGTCGCCAGGCCGGCCGCCCAGTCTCTCGCATTTGAAGCCAAACGGCGTAGCAGAAGCTTATACAGGCGGCCTCATCCGCGAAACTGGCGAGGCGGCCGCGGCGGCCGGATGATGACAGTGGCTTATTTGACATGCTGGAGCCTTGCCTGattccacctcccaccagcAAAAGAACAcgaaaaggaagagaagcaaaCACCGCTTCAAGTTTCACATACCTCAAACTCCTGCAGTGTGCCCTTCTCCAAAATCTTAATCacggcctcatcctcgtTGGAAGTACCAAACTCGTTCTCAAGCAGGGCATTCGAGGCACCCTCAAGTCTGCCGTGGGGACCGTGGCTGTTTCTCTCGTCAGTACTTTGCACACAGTGTATTTATTGCGTCATTCATGTCGCACAACCCGACGTAGTATTGCGGGGTAAatttgacgaggaggagtaaCTCACCGGTGAGTAGCAAAGACCTTGAAAGAAGAGACAACCTGGGCGAGGGGGGTTGATCTGTCAGAAACCCACTTCTGGTAGTCCTCAGCACTgtcgacaacgacgacaaagTCATCGTGCTCGCCCTTGAAGAAAACCTTGGCGCGGGTAGCCTCTCCACGAgtcattttggcggtttgTTTTGTGTGGTGTTTACTGAAAAGTTGGGGTGTTTCAGGTAGATGTTGCTGCGGTATATCGCAAGCTGGAGCTGTTCGTTGATAGTGTTGTGTTGTTCGTGGGGTTGGTCAAGTAGGCGTTGGAGCAAGTTGCTGTGGATGGGGAACACTAGTCAGTTGTTGCTTtgtgtgaagaagagaagaggaggaagccggTCAGCTAACCTTTTATTACTTGCGGAAAATTATTCTCAAAGTTCGGATTttgttgatggatgggaATTGTGTTGTGAGTGGGAGTTGCTTTGTTCGCTCCTGCTCTTCATATAAGAGCAACCAAAGGGCTGCTCCCACAACTACGTCATAGGTGACGATAGAGCTTGGTTCCTAATTGGGAAGGGGCGGCCCGCAATTTGATTCACATGGTGGATCTGTGCCCCGCAATGGCCGGCGGCACTGGATGAATAAGCTCAGCCCCGCCAGATTCACGGCTCTCTTGACACCACCTGGCTACACGAATGGCGTCATCTTGCAAGCTGTCAAGGAGCGAGGAAAGGTACGGTTCATTCCAACTGATGGTCCGCCGTCTTGGAAGCTTCACGAGGGGTCCCCGATTACTGCTCCAAGAGCTTCCAGAAATCCAGCCGCGCATGTCAAAACCCAGATCTGCTCCCCTCCCGTGACTCCACAAACGGATCCCCGCCCATTCACGCAGCCTCCCGAGTTTGCCTAACCCATCTACGTCACTGCCCCTGATCTCAAGGCACCATCTTGCCCTGGATCACTGGAACATTCCGACGGAGCACCaagatggtgtggttgacAGCTGGCTCAACAAACATCTCACGTGTGCAACAGTTCGCCCTTGGCAAAGCTCTTGTAACGCCTCACTTTTAGTCAGATAACACGTTTGCTGCCATTTGCCGTGTCCGCCAGTGACTAAATCATACCTACAAACCCCACCAAGTaaacacaacaaccaccataTTATGTATGCCTCAACAGACGCCGTAGTAGTGATGAATCAACCGATAAAGAGGGGGTATCAAATGCTTTTCAAAACCTGATGGaccaaaaaaccaaaaaaaaaaaaacctcaTGCTTGCTTCTTCTCTGGTATCAtatttccttcttttccgcCCATGCCCCTCAACGAAACAAAAAGCTTCGgatgcccaccaccgcctcgcGATGGAGAACCCCAACTTTAGCCCAACGACTCGCAAGCTTTTGTGACCGAGACGAATTCTTCCCTACCGAGTCTGGAGGTGAAGTAAGCCtgttctccttcttcagaTCTTCCCGGGACAACGACGCCTCGCTAAAATGCGACTTCTGCAAGCTCGGCCGCCGCGAGCTGTTCGTAGACGGCTGCAGTACACCCACCATCGGTGTACAAGGCCGTGACTGGTTCCTTTCTCCCCCGTGAAAGACTGATGTGCGTGTCGTTGTTTCGCCCGTGATATCGCCGACCCGTTCCTTTGCCGTCGTCGTTGCGAAAACCTCCGTCCCGGTCGACTCCCACTGTTGTTCTGGCCCCGTTGCCAGCAAAAAGGAGCTGCTTCTCTCTGCTTCATCAGGAATGACCGAGAGAAAAGACATACATTCATCTTCTGACCTCCCACGTACTGATGTCGTTGttgccatcaccgccgccgtttggacaacaccaccctccttgTTATTTCGCGttgtcacctcctcctcggtggcaACATTCTTTTGCAAGCTTGCAAGGCTTGCGGAACGTTTCGTAAAACTACTCGCGATACTCACGACGCTTAACTTCCGCATGACtgacgaggccgacgacCTAACAAGGTGCTCGCTCCTGGATCGGGCAGTTATCCCGGGAAAGGGCAGTATGTCCCGAGTCCACACATCCGACATGAGAGCCTCGAGCCGGGCCCTTTCACCACGGGAAGGCGCCAACACCGGGATACGGTGGTTTGTGGCCAACAGGGACTGTGATCGGTTGATTTGAGCGCTGTAGCTCGCTGTCGGCGCATCCTTGATGACGCTCGTGTTTTTGAGAATGACTTGACACAAAGGAGATCTTGGCCCCACCGTCGTTGCTCGGTGTATCGATATTCTTCTGGCAATGGTTCCTGTTTTGTCATGAGTAACTGCCCACGATAGCATCACGGCCCGCGTGTACATACCTGGTTTTCTAAAAACAGTCCCCAGTGTTTTGATATCCAGTGAAAGCGAGCTGAAGATGGCCGGTTGCATTAGGTCCTGGTCCGGGACGCTCAAGGTCCGGCTGCTGAGCCGAGTACGCCATTCCAGTTCCTCCTTCGGCGTGCAGGCGGTGAGGATGAGTTCGTACAGTTGGTTGTCGCACAAAAAGACAATCTTCCAAGAATACGGCGCCGTGTGACACTGGAGTCCTGTACACTGCCGTTAGCTTTCCCCATCCACAGTCAGGAGAAATTCCGCCCATTGGTGTGCCTACCTCGACCGTTatctacctcctccaccttaATGTTTGACAATGCGATGCACGCCTGAATCGTGTATACCTGGTCGATCTTACTAGCCGTCGCAAGGCAAAACCACTCCTTGTACAGGAGCGCCACCATGTACTGCCCGTTCACCCCTTCTTTGGACTGCCAGCAGACATGAAGGGCACCACAAAGCTGAATGTGGCCGAAAGACCGAATACGGTTCTTGGTAGTTGCATCTAGTTGCTGTACAGATATTGTAAGCATGCATCAGCCAACAGAGCGGGGAGATGCCTACCTGGTTAGGAAATGCAAGCCTGTCCTGGAGAATCCAAGTTTTCTCCAGCACCGTACGCACACGAGGGTCGTCTGTGGCCCGGTTGATCTCGGCCGTGGCCTCACGTAGCCTGATAAGCGTGTTCTCGATCTCCATGTGCGAATAGGGAcagtccaccaccggcgTATGCTTGAGCAGCTCGGAGAAGAGCAAAGGGTACTTGCATACCCGTTGAATCGGCTGCCAACATTAGCTTCAATGCCCTGGAACGTCACACGCAGCACCTGGCAGCCTTACTTTGACAAGAAGGTCACCGATGGTCAGACTCTTCTTGGAATGATCGCCTTGGCCGTCGATCGAGCCCACGGATGCAGCGAGAACTTCCAATCCCTTTTGATACGACTGCCACCCTGGCATTGTCCGATGGGCAGATGCGACATCTTTAATCATGAGTTCATACTTTGCCCCGTACTCTTCATAAATAAAGAATCGATTCATCTGCAAGTTTTCTCTGGTTAGCACGCACGCTTCCTCGG from Podospora pseudoanserina strain CBS 124.78 chromosome 1, whole genome shotgun sequence includes:
- a CDS encoding hypothetical protein (EggNog:ENOG503P5WY; COG:S), with the protein product MTRGEATRAKVFFKGEHDDFVVVVDSAEDYQKWVSDRSTPLAQVVSSFKVFATHRHGPHGRLEGASNALLENEFGTSNEDEAVIKILEKGTLQEFEVCET
- a CDS encoding hypothetical protein (EggNog:ENOG503Q3WE; COG:S); this translates as MSLTDIHTISFSSLLPSGTLHGLTQSDRNRLADYAEGETRAERTKDWCALDKIDFMDAIGAMGTVVQEQDLEKKVFIHQGTTEAGVCQHQPPASEPIKPFQKWIKTLHKRALRRQELFGGDGNNTPCCLDMEGRSSMTWDSGHYRHSSDSSFNFVSAVKSASISLTSVSVLTRSRKNTIRSSRGHSRTDRSSRASVSGARLSEDSFCQERQVALDPAVIERSLQRRRILEELINTEESYIGDVRFLMNVYVTILASLPTLPVAIRSSINQNLTDIVELHEEMLGELHRAVPHSEYSQLDVPLQAPQANQVARGHQRWRSLDAVPEDKDGVAWLRDVPGLLAEPQTVAEVAKIFKNKASGKPQMNRFFIYEEYGAKYELMIKDVASAHRTMPGWQSYQKGLEVLAASVGSIDGQGDHSKKSLTIGDLLVKPIQRVCKYPLLFSELLKHTPVVDCPYSHMEIENTLIRLREATAEINRATDDPRVRTVLEKTWILQDRLAFPNQQLDATTKNRIRSFGHIQLCGALHVCWQSKEGVNGQYMVALLYKEWFCLATASKIDQVYTIQACIALSNIKVEEVDNGRGLQCHTAPYSWKIVFLCDNQLYELILTACTPKEELEWRTRLSSRTLSVPDQDLMQPAIFSSLSLDIKTLGTVFRKPGTIARRISIHRATTVGPRSPLCQVILKNTSVIKDAPTASYSAQINRSQSLLATNHRIPVLAPSRGERARLEALMSDVWTRDILPFPGITARSRSEHLVRSSASSVMRKLSVVSIASSFTKRSASLASLQKNVATEEEVTTRNNKEGGVVQTAAVMATTTSVRGRSEDECMSFLSVIPDEAERSSSFLLATGPEQQWESTGTEVFATTTAKERVGDITGETTTRTSVFHGGERNQSRPCTPMVGVLQPSTNSSRRPSLQKSHFSEASLSREDLKKENRLTSPPDSVGKNSSRSQKLASRWAKVGVLHREAVVGIRSFLFR